From Rutidosis leptorrhynchoides isolate AG116_Rl617_1_P2 chromosome 3, CSIRO_AGI_Rlap_v1, whole genome shotgun sequence, a single genomic window includes:
- the LOC139899026 gene encoding inositol 3-kinase-like, which produces MGQNPNPKGLIIGNYCHDILIKDNLVLAQTLGGAVSFISAVLHGLTISADYISKVGPDFIYNDTVNNHTPIVSQSGKTTVFEAYFLSDDPSVIRREDRVLKRVESCDPINVSDLPDEKVYDFGMAVGIAGEVIPETLEKLLDICNVVFVDIQSLIRVFDETNGTVKHVGLKQSGFYHLVHRIGFLKASAEEAPFMDVEEVRKLCCVVVTSGKDGCSLYWKDGEMQIDPFSTVQVDPTGAGDSFLAGLVAGLVEGLAIPDAALLGNFFGSLTVGQIGLPEFDERLMQKVKNEIHKRKTECNGNDDDSRFTKPRGHEQFIASLQSAKLTTTRTISPRVADQVLDPDSGYTHHQMLFFKKSVYEEPIKSIDANP; this is translated from the exons ATGGGTCAAAACCCAAACCCAAAAGGTTTAATCATCGGTAATTACTGTCACGACATCTTAATCAAAGACAACCTCGTACTCGCCCAAACCCTCGGCGGCGCCGTCTCTTTCATCTCCGCCGTCCTCCACGGCCTCACCATCTCCGCCGATTACATCTCAAAAGTGGGCCCAGATTTCATTTACAACGACACTGTTAATAATCACACCCCAATTGTATCCCAATCAGGTAAAACAACGGTTTTTGAAGCTTACTTTTTATCCGATGATCCGTCGGTGATCCGACGGGAGGATCGGGTACTTAAACGGGTTGAATCATGCGACCCGATTAACGTATCCGATTTACCGGATGAAAAGGTGTATGATTTCGGTATGGCAGTTGGGATTGCAGGGGAAGTAATCCCTGAAACCCTAGAAAAATTGTTGGAtatttgtaatgttgtgtttgtagATATACAATCGTTGATTCGAGTTTTCGATGAGACGAATGGAACAGTAAAACATGTGGGATTAAAACAAAGTGGGTTTTATCATTTGGTTCATCGAATCGGGTTTTTGAAAGCTTCTGCTGAAGAAGCACCTTTTATGGATGTTGAAGAAGTTAGGAAATTGTGTTGTGTGGTTGTTACTAGTGGGAAAGATGGGTGTAGTTTGTATTGGAAAGATGGTGAGATGCAAATCGACCCGTTTTCTACGGTTCAAGTTGACCCGACTGGTGCAGGGGATAGTTTCTTGGCTGGGTTGGTTGCTGGGTTAGTAGAAGGGCTTGCAATCCCTGATGCTGCTTTGCTTGGGAACTTTTTCGGGTCGTTGACGGTTGGACAGATTGGGTTGCCCGAATTCGATGAAAGGTTAATGCAG AAAGTGAAGAACGAGATTCACAAGAGGAAAACAGAGTGCAATGGTAACGATGACGATTCAAGATTTACAAAACCAAGGGGTCATGAACAGTTTATTGCATCACTACAATCTGCCAAATTAACAACAACTCGAACAATTTCTCCTCGTGTAGCTGATCAAGTTCTTGATCCCGATTCCGGGTACACTCATCACCAGATGTTATTTTTTAAAAAAAGTGTCTATGAAGAACCTATAAAGTCAATAGATGCTAACCCTTGA